Proteins from a genomic interval of Candidatus Flexicrinis proximus:
- a CDS encoding TerB family tellurite resistance protein — MSDFLKEMSGREWPELDAYLETMVIMMTCDGSNDPREVEVFTLIGEELQRHHIPSYGPADLRARFEMFKERLETERLGRRLDAIAAALPSRAARMMALYFAMKISTADLRVVPAERDMLHKMRGHFQISDSDYDAVTIAYRSGIRPK, encoded by the coding sequence ATGTCCGACTTCCTGAAAGAAATGTCCGGCCGGGAATGGCCCGAACTGGATGCGTACCTCGAAACGATGGTCATCATGATGACCTGCGATGGGAGCAACGACCCACGCGAGGTCGAGGTCTTTACGTTGATAGGCGAAGAACTTCAGCGGCATCACATTCCTTCCTATGGCCCTGCGGACCTGAGGGCGCGTTTCGAGATGTTCAAAGAGCGACTGGAAACCGAACGACTGGGACGGAGGCTGGATGCGATTGCCGCCGCGCTGCCATCGCGCGCGGCGCGGATGATGGCGCTGTATTTTGCGATGAAGATTTCGACCGCAGACCTGCGAGTTGTGCCGGCCGAGCGTGACATGCTGCATAAGATGCGCGGGCATTTTCAAATCAGCGACAGCGATTACGATGCGGTGACGATTGCGTATCGCAGCGGAATCCGGCCTAAGT
- a CDS encoding tellurite resistance TerB family protein has product MNPYTPPAGPFSDEELNAYIETMMLFAVADGTVKNSELNMIQMAVVGYLESHPALKDMKRQQLMDLCFERANAIYADGPHARLQSIAGVLKQTEQRMYALGMAVAVATADGVIQTGERAGFTLLQRAFELTDDQVRSAIKAFG; this is encoded by the coding sequence ATGAACCCTTACACCCCTCCGGCCGGCCCATTCAGCGACGAGGAACTTAACGCCTATATCGAGACGATGATGCTGTTCGCCGTAGCCGATGGTACGGTCAAGAACAGCGAACTGAATATGATCCAGATGGCGGTGGTCGGCTATCTGGAGAGCCATCCGGCGCTGAAAGACATGAAACGGCAGCAGCTGATGGACTTGTGCTTTGAACGCGCCAACGCGATTTATGCCGATGGCCCCCATGCGCGACTTCAGTCGATTGCAGGCGTTCTGAAGCAGACCGAGCAGCGGATGTACGCCCTGGGCATGGCTGTGGCGGTCGCGACGGCTGATGGCGTGATCCAGACCGGCGAGCGGGCGGGTTTTACGCTCCTGCAGCGGGCATTCGAGCTAACCGACGACCAAGTGCGCTCGGCGATCAAGGCGTTCGGCTGA